GGCCATCGCCACCTCGCAGCAGGGCTTCGAAGACTGGATCAAGCAGGCCAGGGCCGCCAACAACCCGCTCACGCCCGCGGCCTATCAGGCCCTGGCGGCGCCCAGTATCAATGTGGCCGCCACGCGCTACTCCAGCACTCCCACGGGCATGTTCGACTACATCATGCACAACCAGATGAGCAAGATCGCCGGCCTGGATCCGGCGAACTGCACGCCCACGTCGCAGAATTTGATCGCAGGAAACAACTGATGTTCGGCAAACTCACCCTAGAGTCCATTCCGTACCATGAACCTATCGTCATGGTCACGCTGGCGGCGGTGGCCATCATGGGCATGGCGCTGCTGGGCGCCATTACCTACTTCCGCAAATGGAAGTACCTGTGGACCGACTGGCTCACCACGGTCGACCACAAGCGCATCGGCATCATGTACATCATCGTGGCGCTGGTCATGCTGCTGCGCGGCTTTGCCGACGCCATCATGATGCGCACGCAGCTGGCGGTGGCCTCGGCCGACTCGGCCGGCATCCTGCCGCCGCACCACTACGACCAGATCTTCACCGCCCACGGCGTCATCATGATCTTCTTCATGGCGATGCCGTTCATCACGGGCCTGATGAACGTGGTGGTGCCGCTGCAGATCGGCGCGCGCGACGTGGCCTACCCGTTCCTGAACTCGCTGAGCTTCTGGCTGTTCGTCGCCGGCGTAGTGCTGATGATGCTGTCGCTGTTCGTGGGCGAATTCGCCGCCACCGGCTGGCTGGCCTACCCGCCGCTGTCGGGGCTGGACTACAGCCCGGGCGTGGGGGTCGACTATTACCTGTGGGCGCTGCAGATATCCGGGCTGGGCACCACCCTGAGCGGCATCAACTTCATCGTGACCATCCTGCGCATGCGCGCGCCGGGCATGAGCCTGATGAAGATGCCGGTGTTCACCTGGACCGCGCTGGTCACCAACGTCCTGATCGTGGCCGCCTTCCCCGTGCTGGCCGCCACCCTGGCCCTGCTGACCGCCGACCGCTACCTGGGCACGCACTTCTTCACGAACGACATGGGCGGCAACGTCATGATGTACGTGAACCTGATCTGGATCTGGGGCCACCCCGAGGTGTACATCCTGATCCTGCCCTGCTTCGGCGCGTTCTCGGAAATCGTGGCCACGTACTCGAAAAAGCCGCTGTTCGGCTACAAGTCGATGGTCTACGCCACCGCCGCGATCGGCATCCTGTCGTTCCTGGTGTGGCTGCACCACTTCTTCACCATGGGCTCGGGGGCCAACGTCAACGCCTTCTTCGGCATCATGACGATGATCATCTCGGTGCCCACCGGCGTGAAGATATTCAACTGGCTGTTCACCATGTACCGCGGCCGGGTGGAAATGAGCACGCCCATGCTGTGGACCGTCGGGTTCATGGTCACCTTCGTGATCGGCGGCATGACCGGCGTGCTGATGGCGATTCCCGCGGTGTCGTTCGTGCTGCACAACAGCCTGTTCCTGATCGCGCACTTCCACAACGTCATCATCGGCGGCGTGGTGTTCGGCTGCATCGCCGCCATGACCTACTGGTTCCCCAAGGCCTTCGGCTTCAAGCTGAACGAACGCCTGGGCAAGTACTCGTTCTGGTGCTGGCTGGTGGGCTTCTACCTGGCCTTCATGCCGCTGTACATCCTGGGCTTCAAGGGCATGACGCGGCGCCTGAACCACTACGACAACCCCGAGTGGCAGCCCTACCTGATCGTGGCACTGGTCGGCGCCTGCTTCGTGGCGCTGGGCATCTGGTTCATCCTGCAGCAGGTGTTCGTCAGCATCCGCGACCGCAAGCAGAACCTGGACACCACCGGCGATCCCTGGGGCGGCCGCACCCTGGAATGGTCCATCCCGTCGCCGGCGCCGTTCTACAACTTCGCCCACGTGCCGCACGTCGAGCACCTGGACCAGCACTGGGAAAACAAGGAAAACGGCACGGCCTACACCGCGCCCGCCGGCTACGAGGACATCCACATGCCGCGCAATACCGGCGCCGGGGTGTACATCGGCGCCTTCGGGCTGGCCATGTGCTTCGGCCTGATCTGGCACATCTGGTGGCTGGCCATCGTCGGCTTCCTGGGCATGATCGGCTCGTTCCTGGTGCGCGCCTATGACCGCGACACCGACTACTACGTGCCCGCCGCGGAAGTCGAACGCATCGAATCCGCCCATCTCGCCAATATGCAAAAGGCCGCCTGAGCCATGACCCAAGCTGTAACCGCCCTGCCCCACGGGTCCGGCCACGCCGGACACCATGATGACGGATCCAAGACCGTGTTCGGGTTCTGGATCTACCTGATGAGCGATCTGCTGATCTTCTCGGTCCTGTTCGCCACGTTCGCCGTCCTGTCCAAGGCCACCGCCGGCGGCCCCACCGGCGCGGAACTGTTCGACCTGTCGTTCGTGCTGGTCGAGACCATGCTGCTGCTGATCAGCAGCTTCACCTTCGGCATGGCCATGCTGAACCTGCACGCGGGCCGCGCGCGCCGCGTCATCGGCTGGCTGTGCGTCACTTTCCTGTTCGGCGCCGGCTTCATCGGCATGGAAATCTTCGAATTCCACCACCTGATCACCGAAGGCGCCGGGCCGCAGCGCAGCGCCTACCTGTCGGCTTTCTTCACGCTGATCGGCACCCACGGCCTGCACGTCACGTTCGGCCTGGTGTGGATCGTGGTGATGATCGACATGGTGCGCCGCCACGGCCTGGATCCGGTCAATGTCCGCCGCCTGTCGTGCCTGAGCCTGTTCTGGCACTTCCTGGACATCGTCTGGATCTGCGTGTTTACGTTTGTTTATCTTCTGGGAGCGCTCTGATGTCGCACGACACGATCGCCGCGGCGGACCATGGCCACGGCCATGACAGCGCCGCCCACGGCACCCTGAAATCGTACCTGGTGGGCTTCGGCCTTTCCATTCTGCTGACGCTGGCGTCGTTCGGGCTGGTCATGTCCGGCGCGGTGCCCCGCTCGCTGGCCATGCCGGGCATCATCGTGCTGTGCGTGGCGCAGCTGCTGGTGCAGCTGGTGTACTTCCTGCACATGGGCGCCTCGCGCTCGCAGCGCGACAACCTGTCGGCCTTTGTGTTCGCCGTGTTCGTCATCGCCATCATCGTGGGCGGTTCGGCCTGGGTGCTGCACAACATGAACGCTAATATGATGCACCCCATGCCCGCCGGCATGTAGGCCCCGCGGCGCATTTGCCGGGGCCGGGCGGCTCCGGTATACTGCCGTCCGCGTTGCTGCAGGCAGCGGCGCAGGCGGCACCCGGGGGTGCTTAGCTCAGTTGGTAGAGCGGCGCCCTTACAAGGCGTAGGTCACAGGTTCGACCCCTGTAGCACCCACCACCCCCGCACAGCAAGGCACTCGGCATTCCCGGGTGCCTTTTTGTTTGCCCGGCGCCTGCCCCTTGCCCGGGCGGCCGGCGCCAAAAACACAAAAGCCCTTGAAGTTCCGGCGCGGCACGCCGATTCAAGGGCTTTTCGATCGCGGCGCACGCGCGCCGCGCGATGCCGTGGCTTAGTTGACGGCGTCTTTCAGGGCCTTGCCCGGACGGAACTTCGGCACCTTGGCCTTCTTGATCTTGATGGTTTCGCCGGTGCGCGGATTGCGGCCCGTGCGAGCAGCGCGCGCCGAGACGGCGAACGTGCCGAAGCCCACCAGCGTGACCGTACCGCCCTTTTTGAGCGTGGTCTTGACAGCACCGATCAGGGCGTCAAGCGAACGGCCAGCAGCAGCCTTGGAAATATCAGCCTTGCTGGCGATATGATCGATGAGTTCGGTTTTGTTCATTCAGGTTTACCCCTCACAAGGTATTGGTTCTGTCGGGCGCGCGCTGGCGTCGGAGGAAAACCTCGACGCCGGCAAACGGAAGAACGGACGAGTGGAAATGCTTCTGGGCACTACCAGGCGCAACTGCAAAATTGCTGCGTCGCGGAGACTTCACCGCCACGATACCGTGGTGAAGTGTCAGCGACGCAGAGACGTATTAGGCCTTGCGCCGAAGCGGCTGTCAAGAGGAAAGCTTGCCAAAAGCCGCGCCAATACTGGCTTAGAGCATTACGTAATAGGCGCGCTTGCGTTCGCGCATGGGCGCGCCCGCCGGGCCCCGCCGGCGCGGCGTCAGACGTCGGCCCAGCGGCGCAGCAGATTGTGATAGATGCCGGTAAGCTGCACGATGGACGGATGCCCGGCGGCGTCCTGGTTCAACCGCTGGATGGCCACGTCCATGTCCAACAGCAGGCTGCGCTGGCCGTCTTCGCGCACCAGGCTCTGCATCCAGAAAAAAGCGCTGATGCGCGCGCCGCGCGTCACAGGGTTGACCTTGTGCAGGCTGGTGCCCGGATACAGCACCATGTGCCCGGCCGGCAGCTTGACCGAGCGCGGCCCGTAAGTGTCGTCCACCACCAGCTCGCCACCGTCGTAGGTATCGGGGTCGGAAAAGAACAGCGTGGCCGACAGGTCGGTGCGCACGCGCTCGGACGTGCCGGGCACCACCCGCACGGCGTTGTCGACGTGGTAGCCGAAAGCCTCGCCGCCTTCGTAGCGATTGAACAAGGGCGGAAATATTTTGCGCGGCAGCGCCGCCGACATAAACAGGTTGTTGGCCGACAGCCGCTGCAGGATCAGCCCGCCCAGCTCCTGGGCCAGCGGATGCTGCTCGGGCAGCTGGCGGTTGTGCTTGACCTGCGCCGACTGGTGGCCGGCCGTGACCCGGCCGTCAACCCAGTCGGCCTGTTCCAGGCGCTGGCGCATCTGCGCCGCCTCGGCGGCGCTGAAAACATCGGCAATTTGTATAAGCATGGGGGCCCGCGGGAAAACCGGCGTGGGTTACGCCAGACAGGCCTTGAGCGCCTGGTCGAAGTCGTGCAGCAGGTCGGCCTGGTCTTCGATGCCCACCGACACCCGGATCAGGCTGTCGGCAATGCCCATCTGAGCACGGCGCTCGGCGCCCATTTCATAATAGATGGTGTGCGCCGCCGGCAGCGCCAGGCTGCGCGTATCGCCCAGGTGCGTGGCCATCAGCACGATTTTCAGGTGGTTCAGGAAATCGAAACAATCGACGCCCTCGGCCAGCTCGACCCCCAGCAGCCCGCCGTAGCGGCCGCCGAACAGTTCGGTGGCGCGTTCATGCTGAGGGTGGCCGGGCAGCCCGGGGTAATGCACGCGGGCCACGCCTGGATGCGCGTCCAGCATGCGCGCCAGCGCCAAAGCGTTGCCGCAGTGCGCCGCCATGCGCAGCGCCAGGGTTTCGGCGCCCACGGCGATGCGGTGCGCCGAATCGGCTGACAGCGTGCCGCCCATGTCGCGCAGGCCCTTCTTCTTGATCTGCAGCAGCCCCCAGCCGGTGGACGGCCCCTTGCGGTAGCTGTCGTAGATGTTGGCGTAGCCCGACCAGTCGTACAGCCCGGTGTCGGTAATGGAACCGCCCAGCGCGTCGCCATGGCCGCTGATGTACTTGGACAGCGAATTCATCACCAGCGAGGCGCCCACCGCGCGCCCCTGGAACATCCAGGGCGAAGTCAGCGTGTTGTCGATGACATACACCAGATTGTGCTCGCGGCACAGTTCGCCCATGCCGGCCAGGTCGGCCAGCTGGGTGCCGGGGTTGGCGATGGTTTCGGTGAACACCATGCGGGTGTTGGGCCGCAGGGCGGCGCGCACCTGGGCGATGTCGGTGGGATCGACGTAGCTGACCTCGACGCCCAGCTCGGCCAGCGTGCCCAGCAGGCTGTTGGTATTGCCGAATACGTACTGGCTGGACAGCAGGTGGTCGCCCTTGCGCAGCAGGGTCGAGAACACCGCGGCCAGGGCCGCCATGCCGGTGGCGAACGATACCGTGCCCGCGCCCCCTTCCATTTTGCTGATCTTGGCTTCCAGCGCGGCCGTGGTGGGCGTGCCCTGGCGGCCGTAGGTAAAGCCGGCCTTGCCCTGGAACACCGCCGCCAGCTCGCGCGCGTCGGCGTAGGCGAACTCGGACGAGGTATGGATGGGCTTGTGCACGGCGCCATGCTCGACGGACTGCAGGCGGTCGGAATGAAGAATGGTGGTGGTAAAGCCGTTCTGGTGCATGATGATGAAGACTTGTGAGGGGCGGCGATCGCCGCAGCCGGAAAAGTTTACTCCTGCCGCTGGCGCACGGACTCGTACAGGCACACGGCGCTGGCCACGCTGACGTTCAGGCTTTCAACCGAGCCCAGCATCGGGATATTGACCAGCTGGTCGCAGGTTTCGCGCGTCAGGCGGCGCATGCCCTCGCCTTCGGCGCCCATCACCCAGGCCATCGGCTGGCGCGCATCGACGGCGTGCAGGCGGTCGGCGGCCTGGTCATCGGTGCCCACTACCCAGACGCCCCGCTCTTTCAGGCCGCGCAGCGTGCGCGCCAGGTTGGTGACGGTAATGTAGGGCACCGTGTCGGCGGCCCCGCAGGCCACCCGCTGCACCGTGCTGTTGAGCCCCACGGCGCGGTCGCGCGGCGCCACCACCGCATGCACGCCGGCGGCGTCGGCGGTGCGCAGGCAGGCGCCCAGGTTGTGCGGATCGGTCACCCCGTCCAGCACCAGCAGCAGCGCCGGCCCTTCGATGGTGTCCAGCACCTCGTCGACATCGACCGCCAGCAGGCGCTCTTCGGCCAGCGCCACCACGCCCTGGTGGCGGGTGCCGCGCGCCAGGCCGTCCAGCCGTTCGACCGATACCGGATGCACGCGCCGCCCGGCCCGTTCGGCCTGCTCCAGGAACGTCTGCATGCGCTTGTCGCGGCGCGAGGCCTCGACATAAATGTCTTTGATCGACTCGGGCGCGTGCCGCAGACGCGCCACCACCGCGTGAAACCCCGCCAGTACTTGGGCCGACGCCATGAATATTCACCTTATTGTGGGTAACGAAAGGCCGGCCGCCGGCGCGCCAGGGGCGCCCGGCCGGCCACAGCCGCCATGTTACCGCCTGCGGCGCCGCCCGCGCCGCTCCAGGTGTCTGACTCCGCAGGTGTCAGACACCCGAGGGGGCTACCGGCGCGCGGCTTTCTTGGCGGGCGCGCGCTTCTTGGCGGGCGCCGCCGGCTTGGCGGCCTTCTTGGCCTGGGCGCGCCGCTGTTTGGCGGTTTGCCCTTTCAACGCCGCCGGCTTGGGCGCGGCGGCCTTCTTCACCTTGCGCGGCTCGTCGGGATTGCGCGAGGCGGCCTTGCGCAGCGCCTCGAAACTGGTGCCCTTGACCAGGCGGAACTCGATGCGGCGGGCCTCCAGGTCGACGCGCGACACCTGCACCTGCACCTTGTCGGTCAGCCGGTAGCGCATGCCGGTGCGCTCGCCGCGCAGTTCGTGCAGCGCCTCGTTGAACTGGAAGTACTCGCCGCCCAGTTCCGACACGTGCACCAGGCCTTCCACGTGCAGCGTATCCAGCGTAACAAACACGCCGAAGCTGGCCACGCCGGTGACCGTGCCGCTGAAATCCTCGCCCACCCGCTCTTTGACGAACCAGCACTTCAGCCAGGCCTCGACATCGCGCGAGGCCTCGTCGGCGCGCCGCTCGCTGGCCGACAACAGCAGGCCCAGCTTTTCCCAGGTGGCGTGCTCATGCTCTCGCTGCGTGCGGCCGATGACCATCGGCTGGTCTTCCAGGCCCGGCACATAGCGCCGGCCGGCCAGCAGCGCCTTGATCACGCGGTGCGTCAGCAGGTCGGGATAGCGCCGGATCGGCGATGTGAAATGGCTGTAGGCCGGATACGCCAGGCCGAAATGGCCGACATTGTCCGGGCTGTAGATGGCCTGCTGCATCGAGCGCAGGCACATCGTCTGCAGCAGCTGGAAATCGGGCCGGCTGCGCACACTGTCGAGGAATTCGCCGTAGTCCTTGGCGGTGGGCGCATCGCCGCCGCCCAGCGACAGGCCCATGGTGCGCAGGAATTCGCGCAGCGAAGTCAGGCGTTCCGGCGTGGGGCCTTCGTGAATGCGGTACAGGCCGGGATGCTTGCTGCGGCTCATGAAATCGGCCGCGCAGGTATTGGCCGCCAGCATGCATTCTTCGATGAGCTTGTGCGCGTCGTTGCGCACCACGCCCACGATCTGCTCGATGCGGCCCAGCTCGTTGCAGACGATCTTGGTCTCGACCGTGTCGAAATCGATGGCGCCGCGCTTCTTGCGCTGCTGCACCAGCAGTTGGTAGAGCTCGTGCAAGTGGCGCACGTGCGGCATGACCTCGCCCAGCGCATGCGCCACCGGCCCGCCCGGCTGCTGCAGGGCTTCCCAGACCTGGGTGTAGGTCGTGCGCGCATGCGAATGCATGACCGCGTTGTAGAACTGATAGGCCGTGATGGTGCCCGCCTTGGCGCCCGAGGCCGGGATCACCATGTCGCATACCAGCACCAGCCGGTCGACCTGCGGGTTCAGCGAACACAGCCCGTTGGACAGCGATTCGGGCAGCATCGGGATCACCCGGCGCGGGAAATACACGCTGGTGCCGCGCTCGAGCGCGTCGTCGTCCAGGGCGTCATCGGGCGTGACATAGTGGCTGACGTCGGCAATGGCCACCAGCAGGCGCCAGGCCGGCCGCTTGCGCTGGCCGCTGCCCAGTTCCACCGGCTCGCAGTACACCGCGTCGTCGAAGTCGCGCGCGTCTTCGCCGTCGATGGTGATGAGCGGCACGTCGCGCAGGTCGATGCGGTCTTTCAGGTCGGCCTTGCGCACCACATCGGGCAGGCGCGCGGCCTGCTTGGCGGCGGGCTCGGAAAACTCGACCGGCACGTCGAACTTGCGTACCGCGATCTCGATCTCCATGCCGGGGTCGTCGATTTCGCCCAGCACTTCGGAAACCCGGCCCAGCGGCTGAGTGTGGCGGGTCGGCTGTTCCATGATCTGCACCGCCACCACCTGGCCGTGCTGTGCGCCGTTGGTGTCGCCCGGCGGAATCAGGATGTCGTGCTTGATGCGCTGGTCTTCCGGCACCACGATGGACAGGCCGTGCTCGTGCAGAAAGCGGCCCACCAGCTTGTTGGTGCGCCGTTCGATGACCTCGACGATCATGCCTTCGGGCTTGCCGCGGTATTCGCCCGAAGGCTTGACCAATACGCGGTCGCCGTGCAGCACCTTGAGCATTTCGCGCGGCGACAGGAACAGGTCGGGGCCGCCGTCGTCGCGCAGCAGGAAGCCGAAGCCGTCGCGGTGGCCCTGCACCTTGCCCGCCACGAAGTCCAGCTTGGTGGCCAGCAGCAGCACCCCCTTGCGGTTGGGCATCAGCTGGCCATCGCGCTCCATGGCGCCCAGGCGGCGTTCGAAGCCCACCAGCGTGGCGGGCCGCTCGACGCCCATGCGCTCGGCCAGCTCGGCCGGCGACAGCGGCGCCCCGGCCGACCGCAGCGCCTTCAGAATGGCTTCGCGCGAGGGCACATCGGGGTCGAAGTCGGGGGGCGTTTCGGGCAACACGAATCCTGATCTGCCGTTGTTATTGTTATTGGAATCTTTACTCGATCGTTTTGCCAAAGTTGGGAATCCTGTATATAATCTTTTGCTTCTGTGGTCTGCCCAAGGCTGATCACTGCAGCAAGGCCTGTATGGTAATGCATGTAGCACGTTGCTAGGTTGTTTGCAGCGTATCATACAAACCCGCAAGGTTTTGCTCAGTGCCCAGGTGGCGGAATTGGTAGACGCGCATGGTTCAGGTCCATGTGCCGCAAGGTGTGGAGGTTCGAGTCCTCTCCTGGGCACCACGGAATTCAGGCAGTTCGGGGCACCCCCGAATCGCCGCCCGGCCCCCGGCAGCCCTTCAAGGCTCCCGGGGGTTTGTTTTTTGCCCGGCGCGGCGGCCCTCGGCCCGGCTGCCGGCGCGCCGCACATGGTCGCGCTCGTAGCGCGCCTGCCCCATGGCGGCAATCTGCCCTCCCACCAGCTCGTCAAAAGGCCTGAGCAGCGCGGCGAACGATCGCGGCGCCTCCAGCGCGTCCAGCGCCGCGGCCACTGCCTCGATGGTGGCCAGCGCCTGCGGATGCCCGGCATGGCGCACCCGGTAGCGCGACTCCGGCCCGCCCGCCAGGGCCGCCCGCGGCAGCGCCGCCAGATCCGGATGCGCCGCGAGCAGCTGGCGCGCATGACGCCAGGTGCCATCCGGCACCACCAACAGCCGCGGCGGCCCCGCCGGGTGGGCCGGGCCCGCGGGCGCCAGCACCTCGGCCCCTTCGCCCGGAAACAGCAGCCAGGGCTGGTAGCCCGCCACTTGCCACAAGGCGGCATCGAACTGCCGCCCCACGTGCAGGCTGGCATTGCGCAGGCCCAGCACCGCCAGCCGGGCGGTATTCAACGCGTGGCGCGCCTCTTCCGGGTGCTGCAGCACCAGCACGCGGGTGCGGCTGTCCAGCGACGGAATCCACCGGCACAGGCAGTGCGCCAGCGGCCGCCGGCAGCGCGCGCAGGCGGCCCGCCCGCCCGAGTTGCGCCCGGCCTGAAAAGTGTGCATAATGCGCGTCCTCTGATGTTCAAACGCGATTAAACAACACCGCGCCCGAACAACAGCGCCCAGGTGGCGGAATTGGTAGACGCGCATGGTTCAGGTCCATGTGCCGCAAGGTGTGGAGGTTCGAGTCCTCTCCTGGGCACCAATTACTACATCGCGACTTACCTTCGCGATGCGCCGAAAACCCCGATTGCCGCAAGGCATCGGGGTTTTTTATTTGGCTTTTCCCGCCCAGCCGGCGGCCGGGTTGCGCGTCAATCGCCCAGCGCGCGCGTCATGGCGATGTGCTCGATGCCGGCCTCGACGAACGTTTCACCTTGCGCCGCGAATCCGTGGGCTTCGTAAAAGCGGCGGGCATGGGTCTGGGCATGCAGCAACAGCAGGCGGTGGCCGTCGCCATGCCCCTGCGCGATCAGCGCATCCAGCACTTGCCCGCCGACGCCGCTGCCGCGGGCCGCCTTGCGCACGGCCATGCGCCCGATATGGCCATCGGGCAGCAGCCGTCCGGTGGCAACGGGCGTGCCGTCGCCGCCATAGGCCACGGCGTGCACGGCCACCGGGTCGTCGTCGTCGAGCTCGATATCGACCGGCACCGACTGTTCCAGCACGAACACTTCGTGCCGCACGGCGTAGGCATCATCGCGCAGGCGCTCCCAGGTTCCCAGGACAATACGGACAGCGGACGGGGTAGGCATGGCGGGTCTCCTGCAATGGTCGGTAAAGGCTCGGCCTCTGTGGCACACCCGGATTTTCGCAGGCAAAGCGCCCGGCTGGAACCCGCCGGCGCACAGTAGAATGGGCGCACTTCAAATCGCCCCCCCGCCATGCAAGCCGTTGTCACTGCCGCCCTGCCGGTTTTCGCCCTCATCCTGACCGGCTGGCTGGCGGCCCGCTGGCGCGTGCTGGGCCCGGCCGCCACCGATGCGCTGAATCGCTATGTGGTGTATCTGTCGCTGCCGGCGCTGCTGTTTCGCGCCATGGCCCATGCCGACCCCGGCCAGCTGCACTGGGGATTCGTGGCGGCGTTCGCCGGCGGCATCGCCATTACCTTCGCCGCGACCTGCGTGCGGCCGCGGCGCCGCGCCCCGCCCCTCACCGATCTCAGCATCGAAGGGCTGGCGGCGTCTTACACCAACGCCGGCTACATGGGCATCCCGCTGTGCCTGGCCCTGCTCGGCCCGGCCAGCCTGGCGCCGGCGGTCATTACTACCCTGCTCACCGCCTGCGTGCTGTTCGGCGCCGCCATCGCCCTGATCGAATTCGACCAGCACCGCGACCGCAGCCTGGCCGCCACCCTGGCCAAGGTGGCGCGGGCGCTGGTCCGCAATCCGCTGCTGATCGCGCCGCTGCTCGGCCTGGCCTGCACGGGGTCCGGCCTGGCGCTGCCGGCCGGCCTGGACCGCTACGTCGAGTTGCTGGGCGCCTCGGCCAGCCCGTGCGCCCTGGTCACCATCGGCCTGTTCCTGGCCCAGGCCCAGCCCGGCGGCAGCCGCGCCGCCGTGGGCCGGCTGGTGGCCGGCAAGCTGCTGCTGCAGCCCGCCGCCACCGCGGTGCTGGCTTTCCTGGTTTTCCCCATGCCACCGCTGTGGGCCTCGTGCGCGGTGCTCATGGCGGCCCTGCCCATCGGCACCGGGCCCTTCATGCTGGCGCAGATGTACGGCCGCGACGCGCGCGCCACCTCGCGCGCCATCCTGC
This genomic window from Bordetella petrii contains:
- the rnr gene encoding ribonuclease R, whose product is MAKRSSKDSNNNNNGRSGFVLPETPPDFDPDVPSREAILKALRSAGAPLSPAELAERMGVERPATLVGFERRLGAMERDGQLMPNRKGVLLLATKLDFVAGKVQGHRDGFGFLLRDDGGPDLFLSPREMLKVLHGDRVLVKPSGEYRGKPEGMIVEVIERRTNKLVGRFLHEHGLSIVVPEDQRIKHDILIPPGDTNGAQHGQVVAVQIMEQPTRHTQPLGRVSEVLGEIDDPGMEIEIAVRKFDVPVEFSEPAAKQAARLPDVVRKADLKDRIDLRDVPLITIDGEDARDFDDAVYCEPVELGSGQRKRPAWRLLVAIADVSHYVTPDDALDDDALERGTSVYFPRRVIPMLPESLSNGLCSLNPQVDRLVLVCDMVIPASGAKAGTITAYQFYNAVMHSHARTTYTQVWEALQQPGGPVAHALGEVMPHVRHLHELYQLLVQQRKKRGAIDFDTVETKIVCNELGRIEQIVGVVRNDAHKLIEECMLAANTCAADFMSRSKHPGLYRIHEGPTPERLTSLREFLRTMGLSLGGGDAPTAKDYGEFLDSVRSRPDFQLLQTMCLRSMQQAIYSPDNVGHFGLAYPAYSHFTSPIRRYPDLLTHRVIKALLAGRRYVPGLEDQPMVIGRTQREHEHATWEKLGLLLSASERRADEASRDVEAWLKCWFVKERVGEDFSGTVTGVASFGVFVTLDTLHVEGLVHVSELGGEYFQFNEALHELRGERTGMRYRLTDKVQVQVSRVDLEARRIEFRLVKGTSFEALRKAASRNPDEPRKVKKAAAPKPAALKGQTAKQRRAQAKKAAKPAAPAKKRAPAKKAARR
- the cyoC gene encoding cytochrome o ubiquinol oxidase subunit III, giving the protein MTQAVTALPHGSGHAGHHDDGSKTVFGFWIYLMSDLLIFSVLFATFAVLSKATAGGPTGAELFDLSFVLVETMLLLISSFTFGMAMLNLHAGRARRVIGWLCVTFLFGAGFIGMEIFEFHHLITEGAGPQRSAYLSAFFTLIGTHGLHVTFGLVWIVVMIDMVRRHGLDPVNVRRLSCLSLFWHFLDIVWICVFTFVYLLGAL
- a CDS encoding HU family DNA-binding protein codes for the protein MNKTELIDHIASKADISKAAAGRSLDALIGAVKTTLKKGGTVTLVGFGTFAVSARAARTGRNPRTGETIKIKKAKVPKFRPGKALKDAVN
- a CDS encoding GNAT family N-acetyltransferase — protein: MPTPSAVRIVLGTWERLRDDAYAVRHEVFVLEQSVPVDIELDDDDPVAVHAVAYGGDGTPVATGRLLPDGHIGRMAVRKAARGSGVGGQVLDALIAQGHGDGHRLLLLHAQTHARRFYEAHGFAAQGETFVEAGIEHIAMTRALGD
- a CDS encoding tRNA-uridine aminocarboxypropyltransferase produces the protein MHTFQAGRNSGGRAACARCRRPLAHCLCRWIPSLDSRTRVLVLQHPEEARHALNTARLAVLGLRNASLHVGRQFDAALWQVAGYQPWLLFPGEGAEVLAPAGPAHPAGPPRLLVVPDGTWRHARQLLAAHPDLAALPRAALAGGPESRYRVRHAGHPQALATIEAVAAALDALEAPRSFAALLRPFDELVGGQIAAMGQARYERDHVRRAGSRAEGRRAGQKTNPREP
- the cyoB gene encoding cytochrome o ubiquinol oxidase subunit I, giving the protein MFGKLTLESIPYHEPIVMVTLAAVAIMGMALLGAITYFRKWKYLWTDWLTTVDHKRIGIMYIIVALVMLLRGFADAIMMRTQLAVASADSAGILPPHHYDQIFTAHGVIMIFFMAMPFITGLMNVVVPLQIGARDVAYPFLNSLSFWLFVAGVVLMMLSLFVGEFAATGWLAYPPLSGLDYSPGVGVDYYLWALQISGLGTTLSGINFIVTILRMRAPGMSLMKMPVFTWTALVTNVLIVAAFPVLAATLALLTADRYLGTHFFTNDMGGNVMMYVNLIWIWGHPEVYILILPCFGAFSEIVATYSKKPLFGYKSMVYATAAIGILSFLVWLHHFFTMGSGANVNAFFGIMTMIISVPTGVKIFNWLFTMYRGRVEMSTPMLWTVGFMVTFVIGGMTGVLMAIPAVSFVLHNSLFLIAHFHNVIIGGVVFGCIAAMTYWFPKAFGFKLNERLGKYSFWCWLVGFYLAFMPLYILGFKGMTRRLNHYDNPEWQPYLIVALVGACFVALGIWFILQQVFVSIRDRKQNLDTTGDPWGGRTLEWSIPSPAPFYNFAHVPHVEHLDQHWENKENGTAYTAPAGYEDIHMPRNTGAGVYIGAFGLAMCFGLIWHIWWLAIVGFLGMIGSFLVRAYDRDTDYYVPAAEVERIESAHLANMQKAA
- a CDS encoding Fe2+-dependent dioxygenase, with the translated sequence MLIQIADVFSAAEAAQMRQRLEQADWVDGRVTAGHQSAQVKHNRQLPEQHPLAQELGGLILQRLSANNLFMSAALPRKIFPPLFNRYEGGEAFGYHVDNAVRVVPGTSERVRTDLSATLFFSDPDTYDGGELVVDDTYGPRSVKLPAGHMVLYPGTSLHKVNPVTRGARISAFFWMQSLVREDGQRSLLLDMDVAIQRLNQDAAGHPSIVQLTGIYHNLLRRWADV
- a CDS encoding cystathionine gamma-synthase family protein; this translates as MHQNGFTTTILHSDRLQSVEHGAVHKPIHTSSEFAYADARELAAVFQGKAGFTYGRQGTPTTAALEAKISKMEGGAGTVSFATGMAALAAVFSTLLRKGDHLLSSQYVFGNTNSLLGTLAELGVEVSYVDPTDIAQVRAALRPNTRMVFTETIANPGTQLADLAGMGELCREHNLVYVIDNTLTSPWMFQGRAVGASLVMNSLSKYISGHGDALGGSITDTGLYDWSGYANIYDSYRKGPSTGWGLLQIKKKGLRDMGGTLSADSAHRIAVGAETLALRMAAHCGNALALARMLDAHPGVARVHYPGLPGHPQHERATELFGGRYGGLLGVELAEGVDCFDFLNHLKIVLMATHLGDTRSLALPAAHTIYYEMGAERRAQMGIADSLIRVSVGIEDQADLLHDFDQALKACLA
- the cyoD gene encoding cytochrome o ubiquinol oxidase subunit IV; its protein translation is MSHDTIAAADHGHGHDSAAHGTLKSYLVGFGLSILLTLASFGLVMSGAVPRSLAMPGIIVLCVAQLLVQLVYFLHMGASRSQRDNLSAFVFAVFVIAIIVGGSAWVLHNMNANMMHPMPAGM
- the rlmB gene encoding 23S rRNA (guanosine(2251)-2'-O)-methyltransferase RlmB, which codes for MASAQVLAGFHAVVARLRHAPESIKDIYVEASRRDKRMQTFLEQAERAGRRVHPVSVERLDGLARGTRHQGVVALAEERLLAVDVDEVLDTIEGPALLLVLDGVTDPHNLGACLRTADAAGVHAVVAPRDRAVGLNSTVQRVACGAADTVPYITVTNLARTLRGLKERGVWVVGTDDQAADRLHAVDARQPMAWVMGAEGEGMRRLTRETCDQLVNIPMLGSVESLNVSVASAVCLYESVRQRQE